The Stigmatella aurantiaca DW4/3-1 genome contains the following window.
TGCCTCACTTCCTCGATGCAGCGACGGCAGGGGCGTCACGGGCAGGGATCCACTTGGCGAACGTAGGGCAGGTGAGTGCAGTAGCCGTTGTCGGAAGCACCGTTGTCATCTCCTTGCCTGCGACGGCGGTAGCCATGGGCTCGGATGGAGGTAGCGGGGAAAGGGCCTCGGCTGCCTTCGGTGGTCCTGAAGAGTTGAAGTGGGGCAATCCGCTGAGCAGGCCAGCCTATGGTCATACATTCCTCGACCACACCAGCAAGCCCAGCTCCACACGGCTGGCCGATAAAGCCAGAAGCCTGGGACACCAAATAGGACAGTGGACCGACGATCAGGCTGCTGCGGCCTTTATTGCCAATGTTGCCAAGCGGGGGCCTGGTGTTCATGATGTTCCGCTTCCCACAGGCCTGGGGCGGAGTTTTCTCGCCGATGGATCAGAGCTAGCAACGGATATGGCAAGGGTTGTTGTAAAATCCAACGGTGCAGTTCGAACGGCATTCCCGTACAACTCTGCCCACCCAAATTAAATAAACCAAAGGAAATAGACGAGATGAAAGGAAATAGGCAGGAGGCTATTGTAAAAGTTAGCCAAGGCTTGGGGCTTCCGATAGGGGACTCCTTCAGTCAGGATTGGGCATATGAATTGCCAGAGGAGTTCAGAACCAAAGGATTTTTCGAACGCTATGTGGGGGCATACTCAACACCTGAATACGGGCATACCGAGAAACATGTCCTCATGCAGTTGATTCTGGATGTCGCCAACGATCTGCTCGAACAGAAGGATGGTTTGGAGGGTCGCGCTTGGGAAAGAGTGGAGGCATTTCTCCAAGTAGACCGCGAGATTCACTGGGACCTTATTGAGCATTGGGCTCTGATGGGAGAGCCCCTGGAGAATGTATTTCCTCTCACCTCAAGGATGCGCGTTGTCCGAGAGAAAATAATTGAACAGTGAGACTTACCGAATGCCCAAGCCTCCTCCTGGAACGTCTTGTCTCGCATGGCCTGATCGATAGAGCGAGTCTCCTGATACTCCCGGCATTTGGTGGAAGGTCGGCCCTCACATGCCACAGGTCCGCCGCGGGATGCTGAAGCCTACGGGTGCTCGGAGACACGATGCTCTTTTATCGCGAAGGCTCAAGGGCTGAGACCGACCCTGGGAGAAGTCAAGGATGAGCGGCTGCGCACCCAGCCACGATAACAATGATGCCTCAGCTCGGGAGGATGAGTGGGTTCATCGCACGTTCATCTCTTGGAAGACCACACCGTCCAGTTCTAGCTGGTGTACTGCCTCGACCAATCGCGCGGTGGCGATGATAATTCCTGGAGCATCAAGAAACCGGAAGACATCCAGGTCGGCGGGCACCGACCGGGCGTCGAGCCAGAATGTCTTCGGTAGGGTCAGTGAGTCGTTACCGCACTTCATGCAAGGGGGTTTGCGGTTTGGAGGCAGACAGGAGGGATGGAACCTGCCGTGAAGTTCCAGGTCCAATTCGCGTAGCTCGGGCGGACGCTTCATGCGGAAATGCACGTTCAGCGGGCAACCCTTGAGGCCCCGCAGACCCACGTCATGCAGGAACTCCAGTGCTTCTCGGCGCAAGTAGAGCGACCAGGGGTTCTGCATGAAGAGTTGGCCGAAGTGGCCCGATGCTGGACCCACCAGGGGGCCGAGCCGAGTACCTGGTTCCAGCAGGGCCCCCGTAGGTGCCAGTGGCCTTATCAATTCGCGCAACCGGGAGAATTCCTCGAAAGAAACGGGCCAGGAGTTGGACAGCTTCTCCAACTCCCCTGCGGGAAGAGCCGACAAGTCCACGCAGGGGTATTGCAGACCGATGACTCCGCCTCCCGCGCGGCACACAGCACAGGGCTGAACGCCAGGCAGCCCCCACGGATGCTTCGCATTCCCCAGGTTGCCAGTGAAGCGTGGCTCCGCTCCCTTGAACTCATAGAGCTTCATTATCTCTACCGCCTTGGCATGGCGTCCGATTTCGTCCTGAGAAAAGGGCTGACGTGAGACTACCCAGAGGGTAGGGTACTGACGAGGCAGAGTCCACCGTTTTGCTTGGAGTCGCGCCATGAAGGACCTGTCTCCCGAGACGCTTCCGACCGGTACCGTTCTGGGCTCATGGCAGTTGGACGGCCGCGCGGGCTATGGGGCGTACGGGGTGGTCTACCGGGCGCACAAGGTGGGGCAGACAGAAGCCCAACCGGTGGCCCTCAAACTGGCACGCTACCCGAATGATCCCCGCTTCGAGCGCGAGGCGGGACTGCTGGCCCAGATTCAGCACGCTCGTGTCCCTTGCCTGCTGGGAAGGGGCACCTGGAAAGGGGGTCCTCGAGGGGACACCTATCCGTATGTGGTGATGCAGTGGGTGGAGGGCCTGCGGTTGTACGACTGGGCCAAAGAGCATGCGCCCTCGTCCCGCCAGACGTTGCGGCTGCTGGCCGAGGTGGCGTGGGCGCTGGAGGCCACCCACGCGGTGAAAGGGCTTCACCGGGACGTGAAAGGGGACAACATTTTGGTCAGTCCCGAGGGCCATGCCTTCCTCATGGATTTCGGATGTGGGACCTGGAAAGAGGCTCCCCCGCTCACCCAGGGGCTGTTGGCGCCTGGCACCAAGCTCTACCGCAGTGCCCAGGCGCTGAGGTTCCATTGGAACCACCGCCATGCGACCAGCCCCCAGTACCAAGCCACACCCGCGGATGATGTGTACGCGCTGGGGGTGACGGCCTACCGGCTGTGCACGGGAATCTACCCACCCCTGGCGACGGATCCCTCCATTGTGGGCGATGATGGACGAGATACCCGTGAGGCGTTGGTGCCTCCGAGCCAGGTGAAGCCGATGGCGCCCTCGTTGGAGTCCTTCATCCTCCGCATGCTTTCCGACAAGCCCCAGGAGCGAGGCAGCGCCGGTGAGCTGGCCGCTGCCATGGAGGCCCTGGCGGCGGAATCCGGGACGGAATCTGCTGAGACGGCGCGCCCAAGCCGTTCCGGCGAGCCCTCTGAAGGCACAAGCCCACCATCCGCAGAGGCGCGCCATGGGGAGTCTTGGCCCATGGGGCTTCTTCCCTTGGTCGCCGGGCTTCTCCTCGCGATCTCCGGAACCATGAACTTGGAGAGACTCTTGGCGCCCCCTTCTGGCATGAGGGATGGTGGAACTGGAGGCGTAGCGGATGCGGCTGTGGAGGAGTTGCCAGTGCCCACTTCACCACGGGAGCCCGAAGTGCGCGGTTTGAGTCTCGATATGCCCAAGGGACCTTTGCCGGGACAACTCCGGCCGCCGTGTCCTCGAAACCAGATCAATATCAAAGGAGGGTGCTGGGCTGAAATCGTCCAAGTCTCACCGCCGTGCGGAGAGAGCTTTTACGATTGGAAAGGTGCCTGTTACGTTCCAGTGGCGGCCCCTCCTCGGCCTGGTACTTCAGACAAGCAGTAGCGCAAGATTCTGGAGATGTCACGACCTTGGATAAATCGAATACGGCGGAAACAGCAGATCCTGGAATGATGCTGTGCTGTCATGGTTCAACATACTCTAAGAAAGTTTTTACTCTATGATCCGGCCCTTTGCAATGCAGGGTATTGCTGGCGTGGCTCTTTCTGGATGCCTGTCGGTAGGAGGAGCGGCATCCCAAGGATCCGGAGGCATGTGCTGCCAGCCCCACGCTCACACCGCCGAAATCGGTGCCCAGGAGACCCCCCCGTATCACCTCTTCCGTCAAAGCCTGGAGGCGCCGCCGCAAAGCGGCCTGTGAATCTGGAGCGATGCCTTGATTCTTGTGTTGCCGGTGGCCATGTGCTCATCCAATTCTGCAACGACATCTCTGATGCTGAGATACGTGCCGTCTGCTTCTCGAAACTCAACGAAAGCGAGGCAAATTGCAGAAATTTTTGCTTCAACTACTTCTAATAATAAAAGGTGTACGGAATGCCGACAGAAACGCGCCTCCCTCGCGGCACCCATCCTACTGGCCCGATCATGGCGGAACGTAGATTTGAACTCACAAATAGGCCCGGTGAGTACGCTCTTGTCCAGATCAGGAAGCCCATCAAAGATTCAGGTACAGGTAACTATAAGTGCAGCGTGGAATGGGTCCGCCCTGAAGAACGGGAACTGTTTGAGCTTTGGGGAATCGACTCGATGCAGGCTCTTCAGCTTGCGCTCCGGGCAGCTGGGGAACTGACCAAAACCTACGAAGGGAGCCTGCGTTGGGCAGGAGACAAGGATGGGTATTTGGGCTTTCCCAAAACCTACCCAGAACACCTTCCGAAAGCACTCCTGCGAAAGCTAGAAAAAATGATTGAGCGCGAGATTTCTGCACATACGCGCAAGCTTGAAGCAGCGTATAAGCGGCGACAGCGTCGGTAGTGCAATGAGGTTTCCCGAAGGTCTGAGCCTTTCGACGGGCCTGCTGCCTAATTCTTCTAACCGCATGCGTCTTTTTTGGAGCATATCCCTTGAGCAAGTGGAATAACCCCCAAATGTGGCAAGCCCTTCTTGATGGCTCTGGCTGCCCGATTTGCAAGCGCGGTCTCCCGCTTCACGTCATTGCCAACCTGGAGTGCTCTTGGCTCACCATGTCCGAAGATGCACCGATGCCTGGGTATGTCTGCTTGGTCTCAAAAGTGCACGTGATCGAGCTACATGAACTCGAAGAAGCTCGTGCCGAAGCGTTCATGCGAGATATTCGAAGTGTCTCGAAAGCCTTGTCCATCATAACGGAAGCCGTGAAGCTCAACTATGAAATCCATGGCAATACGCTGCCGCATCTTCACATGCACTTCTTCCCGAGGTACGTTGGAGATCCCTTTGAAGGAAAAGCGATTGAGCCTCGAGCTGTTACTCAGCCGGTCTATGCGCCAGGGCAGTTCGCGGAAGTGAAAAGCCGTTTGCTCGCCGCACTTGACGTGGATGCAGACTGACTCTCGGTCGCGAGCCTCCGCAGAGCGAGATGAGGAGGGTGTTGGCCTTAGAGACTATTCTCTATGGTTACATGCGCCATCGGTCATGGCTTCCCGAAAGAAAACTGC
Protein-coding sequences here:
- a CDS encoding double-CXXCG motif protein — its product is MKLYEFKGAEPRFTGNLGNAKHPWGLPGVQPCAVCRAGGGVIGLQYPCVDLSALPAGELEKLSNSWPVSFEEFSRLRELIRPLAPTGALLEPGTRLGPLVGPASGHFGQLFMQNPWSLYLRREALEFLHDVGLRGLKGCPLNVHFRMKRPPELRELDLELHGRFHPSCLPPNRKPPCMKCGNDSLTLPKTFWLDARSVPADLDVFRFLDAPGIIIATARLVEAVHQLELDGVVFQEMNVR
- a CDS encoding serine/threonine-protein kinase; this translates as MKDLSPETLPTGTVLGSWQLDGRAGYGAYGVVYRAHKVGQTEAQPVALKLARYPNDPRFEREAGLLAQIQHARVPCLLGRGTWKGGPRGDTYPYVVMQWVEGLRLYDWAKEHAPSSRQTLRLLAEVAWALEATHAVKGLHRDVKGDNILVSPEGHAFLMDFGCGTWKEAPPLTQGLLAPGTKLYRSAQALRFHWNHRHATSPQYQATPADDVYALGVTAYRLCTGIYPPLATDPSIVGDDGRDTREALVPPSQVKPMAPSLESFILRMLSDKPQERGSAGELAAAMEALAAESGTESAETARPSRSGEPSEGTSPPSAEARHGESWPMGLLPLVAGLLLAISGTMNLERLLAPPSGMRDGGTGGVADAAVEELPVPTSPREPEVRGLSLDMPKGPLPGQLRPPCPRNQINIKGGCWAEIVQVSPPCGESFYDWKGACYVPVAAPPRPGTSDKQ
- a CDS encoding DUF6968 family protein — its product is MPTETRLPRGTHPTGPIMAERRFELTNRPGEYALVQIRKPIKDSGTGNYKCSVEWVRPEERELFELWGIDSMQALQLALRAAGELTKTYEGSLRWAGDKDGYLGFPKTYPEHLPKALLRKLEKMIEREISAHTRKLEAAYKRRQRR
- a CDS encoding HIT family protein, translating into MSKWNNPQMWQALLDGSGCPICKRGLPLHVIANLECSWLTMSEDAPMPGYVCLVSKVHVIELHELEEARAEAFMRDIRSVSKALSIITEAVKLNYEIHGNTLPHLHMHFFPRYVGDPFEGKAIEPRAVTQPVYAPGQFAEVKSRLLAALDVDAD